Proteins co-encoded in one Cytophaga hutchinsonii ATCC 33406 genomic window:
- a CDS encoding dicarboxylate/amino acid:cation symporter, which yields MTEKNNKEIPLHIKILAGMVIGVAWSIAAGNINGGSEWTLSYIKPLGTIFIKLLQMLAIPLIITSIISGIAGLRDINKLGRIGGRTLVLFTITCFTSTILGVILASAFTPGNAIPEKTKSELFASYQDKTTGLIDKAQQGTGSAMDMITEMFPNNIFYAMSNNGMMLQVVIFSILFGIALSKVDVSKSEIVIQFVEGLNETFMKLVMLIMGIAPVGVFALIASISFDAKVFLSLLYYMLTVIAGLAVILFILYPLIIRLFSKISYGKFFKTMQPVFLMAFSTSSSAATLPVTMERVSNGFSIKKEISDFVLSLGTTINMDGTALYQSIAAVFIAQATGIDLTLGQMVIIALTATLSAVGAAGIPGAGMITLIIVLDAIHVPIEAIAFIMAPDRLLDMFRTVINVAGDACGAIAVSGMEEKVDSRQ from the coding sequence TTGACTGAAAAAAACAATAAAGAAATTCCCCTGCACATAAAAATTTTAGCAGGTATGGTAATTGGTGTTGCCTGGAGTATTGCTGCGGGAAATATCAACGGTGGTTCAGAATGGACACTCAGTTACATCAAACCATTGGGGACCATCTTCATCAAACTGCTTCAAATGCTTGCGATCCCGCTAATCATCACATCGATCATTAGCGGGATCGCAGGTTTACGGGATATCAATAAACTTGGCCGCATTGGCGGCCGCACGCTTGTTCTGTTTACCATTACCTGCTTCACGTCCACAATTCTGGGCGTTATACTGGCAAGTGCATTTACACCAGGCAATGCCATTCCGGAAAAAACAAAAAGCGAATTATTTGCATCGTATCAGGATAAAACAACCGGACTGATAGATAAAGCGCAGCAAGGCACCGGCAGTGCTATGGATATGATCACGGAAATGTTTCCGAATAATATTTTTTATGCGATGAGCAATAATGGTATGATGCTGCAGGTAGTTATTTTTTCTATTTTATTCGGCATAGCATTATCAAAAGTTGATGTTTCAAAATCAGAGATTGTTATTCAGTTTGTCGAAGGGTTAAATGAAACCTTTATGAAACTGGTTATGCTGATTATGGGGATCGCTCCGGTTGGTGTATTCGCCCTGATCGCATCGATTAGTTTTGATGCCAAAGTTTTTTTATCTCTGCTGTATTATATGCTTACAGTCATTGCAGGACTGGCTGTTATATTATTTATTCTGTATCCGCTTATTATCCGGTTGTTTTCAAAAATTTCCTATGGAAAGTTTTTTAAAACTATGCAGCCGGTTTTCTTAATGGCTTTTTCTACCAGCTCAAGCGCGGCAACATTACCTGTTACGATGGAACGTGTTTCAAATGGTTTTAGTATCAAAAAAGAAATTTCTGATTTTGTCCTTTCACTGGGTACAACCATAAATATGGATGGCACTGCATTGTATCAAAGCATTGCAGCTGTATTTATTGCACAGGCAACAGGAATCGATCTTACACTCGGACAAATGGTTATCATTGCATTAACAGCAACGCTTTCAGCAGTTGGTGCGGCAGGCATTCCGGGTGCAGGCATGATCACACTGATCATTGTATTAGACGCCATTCATGTACCAATTGAAGCAATTGCTTTTATAATGGCTCCGGATCGTTTACTGGACATGTTCCGTACCGTTATTAATGTGGCAGGTGATGCCTGCGGTGCGATTGCGGTTTCAGGGATGGAAGAAAAAGTGGACAGTAGACAGTAG
- the queG gene encoding tRNA epoxyqueuosine(34) reductase QueG: MASLQIAHNTRIVKEAARIAGFDYCGISAARFLEEEAPRLESWLNRNQHGTMSWMENYFDKRLDPRKLVDGAKSVVSVLLNYTPAPEDEILSTGETKISRYAYGKDYHYVLKDKFKQMLQHITEQIGEVNGRAFVDSAPVMDKAWAKQGGLGWVGKHSNIITKDSGSYFFIGELIIDLELDADGPIKDYCGTCTRCIDACPTNAITEPYQVDGSKCISYLTIELKEQIPSEFKEQMQGWAFGCDICQEVCPWNRFAQPINKNEFSPSEELKKYFEMPLKEITKEVFNILFKDSTIKRTKIEGLSRNLTFIKKET, from the coding sequence ATGGCTTCTTTACAAATAGCGCACAACACGCGTATTGTTAAAGAAGCTGCACGTATAGCGGGCTTTGATTATTGCGGTATTTCAGCAGCACGATTTTTAGAAGAAGAAGCCCCGCGCCTCGAATCCTGGCTGAACCGCAACCAGCACGGCACCATGTCGTGGATGGAGAATTATTTCGATAAACGCCTTGATCCCCGAAAGCTGGTTGACGGCGCAAAATCCGTTGTTTCTGTTTTACTTAATTATACGCCTGCTCCGGAAGATGAAATACTTTCAACAGGTGAAACCAAGATTTCCCGGTACGCTTACGGGAAAGATTACCACTATGTACTAAAAGATAAGTTTAAACAAATGTTGCAGCACATTACCGAACAGATCGGTGAAGTGAACGGCAGGGCCTTTGTTGACTCAGCTCCCGTAATGGATAAAGCCTGGGCCAAACAAGGCGGTTTAGGCTGGGTGGGAAAACACAGCAACATTATTACAAAAGACTCCGGAAGTTATTTCTTCATCGGCGAGTTGATTATTGATCTGGAACTGGATGCGGACGGGCCAATCAAAGATTATTGCGGAACCTGTACCCGCTGCATCGACGCCTGCCCAACCAATGCTATTACTGAACCTTACCAGGTAGACGGCAGCAAATGCATCTCTTATTTAACAATTGAATTAAAAGAACAAATTCCGTCTGAATTTAAAGAGCAGATGCAAGGCTGGGCGTTTGGCTGTGATATCTGTCAGGAAGTTTGTCCCTGGAATAGATTTGCACAGCCTATAAATAAAAATGAGTTCTCCCCTTCGGAAGAACTCAAAAAATATTTTGAAATGCCATTAAAAGAAATTACTAAAGAAGTATTCAATATTCTTTTTAAAGACTCTACTATAAAAAGAACCAAAATCGAAGGGCTCTCCAGAAACCTGACATTTATAAAAAAAGAGACTTAA
- the tnpA gene encoding IS200/IS605 family transposase — MSFARIWVHLVFATKNRTPFLTREIRYQVKKRIMQNCKEHGIFLQSVNGYRDHLHCLISLGKEQSISLVAQHIKGESSHWLNQNYFINKEFMWQDDYFAISVSESQVKNVIRYIKNQEQHHASKTFSEEAYEYNKIFGIKAISDN; from the coding sequence ATGTCATTTGCCAGAATCTGGGTACATCTTGTTTTTGCCACAAAAAACAGAACGCCTTTTTTAACAAGAGAAATCAGATATCAAGTTAAAAAGAGGATTATGCAAAATTGTAAAGAACATGGAATATTTTTACAATCAGTAAATGGTTATAGAGATCATTTACATTGCCTTATTTCGCTTGGTAAAGAACAATCAATTTCTTTGGTAGCCCAGCATATCAAAGGAGAATCCTCTCATTGGCTAAATCAAAACTATTTCATAAATAAAGAATTTATGTGGCAAGATGATTATTTTGCCATTTCTGTAAGCGAATCTCAGGTAAAAAATGTGATTCGTTATATTAAAAATCAAGAGCAACATCATGCATCAAAAACTTTTAGTGAGGAAGCTTATGAATACAATAAAATTTTTGGAATAAAAGCCATATCTGATAACTGA
- a CDS encoding class I SAM-dependent methyltransferase — protein MPQLQKEWFDTWFDTPYYHILYSNRDESEAEVFLTNLMNHMAVPKGASILDLPCGKGRHTLFLAEKGYTLTGADLSVASIALAQSHAPAGVTFLVHDLRKPAWNESFDYVLNLFTSFGYFETEAEDRAAFTTLSKALKSGGSLVIDFMNVTRAVNLLKEEETKVMEGIEFQLKRYVKDGYIHKEIRFEADNTPFFFTERVKALTLDDFKEFFTFAGLTLVDTFGSYQLDAYDAAESDRLIMIAKK, from the coding sequence ATGCCTCAGTTACAGAAAGAATGGTTTGATACCTGGTTTGATACACCATATTACCATATTTTGTATAGCAACCGCGATGAATCTGAAGCGGAAGTGTTTTTAACGAATCTGATGAACCACATGGCTGTTCCGAAAGGTGCAAGTATCCTTGATTTACCTTGCGGAAAAGGAAGGCATACGTTGTTTCTGGCAGAAAAGGGGTATACGTTAACAGGGGCAGATCTTTCTGTTGCCAGTATTGCACTGGCTCAATCACATGCACCGGCAGGTGTTACCTTTCTCGTGCATGATCTCCGGAAACCGGCATGGAATGAATCGTTTGATTATGTGTTGAATTTATTTACCAGTTTCGGTTATTTTGAAACAGAAGCTGAAGACCGGGCAGCATTTACAACACTTTCAAAGGCACTGAAGAGTGGCGGTTCGTTGGTTATTGATTTTATGAATGTAACCCGGGCGGTAAATTTATTGAAGGAAGAAGAAACCAAGGTAATGGAAGGTATCGAGTTTCAGTTAAAACGTTATGTGAAAGATGGCTATATTCATAAAGAGATCCGTTTTGAAGCAGACAATACGCCGTTTTTCTTTACAGAACGTGTGAAAGCACTAACGCTGGATGATTTCAAAGAATTCTTTACCTTTGCAGGACTAACATTGGTCGATACCTTTGGCAGCTATCAATTAGATGCATATGATGCCGCAGAGTCTGACCGATTAATCATGATTGCTAAAAAATAA
- a CDS encoding YqjF family protein produces MPSPFLTAQWRKLILANYAVDPEILKPYLPEHTELDLWNNTCYVSVVGFLFDAVKIKGFTIPNHHSFPEVNLRFYVRYEDNKEWKRGVVFIKEIVPKTMVTFIANTVYGENYQTLPMRHQWDMLENEQRIEYEWKVNNKWNYLRVKAGIEPVDIKEGSEAEFITEHYWGYTKLSDKKTSAYEVIHPRWKVYRMHNLNFSFSTKELFGEAFVPFLETKPTSIFLAEGSEVQVMGGGKVIK; encoded by the coding sequence ATGCCGTCACCATTCCTTACAGCCCAATGGAGAAAATTGATTTTAGCGAACTATGCAGTAGATCCTGAAATTTTAAAACCCTATTTACCTGAGCATACCGAACTTGATTTATGGAATAATACCTGTTATGTATCGGTTGTAGGTTTTTTATTTGATGCCGTAAAGATTAAAGGGTTTACCATACCAAACCACCATTCTTTTCCGGAGGTTAATCTGCGCTTTTATGTGCGTTATGAAGACAATAAAGAATGGAAGCGTGGTGTGGTTTTCATCAAAGAAATTGTACCTAAAACCATGGTAACATTTATTGCCAACACGGTATACGGCGAAAATTATCAGACACTTCCGATGCGCCATCAATGGGACATGCTGGAGAACGAGCAGCGGATTGAATACGAATGGAAAGTAAATAATAAATGGAATTATTTACGCGTGAAAGCAGGTATTGAACCTGTAGATATTAAAGAAGGCAGTGAAGCTGAATTTATTACCGAACATTACTGGGGGTATACAAAGCTTTCTGATAAAAAAACTTCTGCATATGAAGTAATTCACCCGCGCTGGAAAGTATACCGCATGCACAATCTGAATTTTTCATTCAGCACAAAAGAATTATTCGGCGAAGCTTTTGTACCGTTTCTTGAAACAAAACCAACGTCTATCTTTCTGGCAGAAGGTTCCGAAGTACAGGTTATGGGGGGCGGGAAAGTAATTAAATAG
- the ruvB gene encoding Holliday junction branch migration DNA helicase RuvB, giving the protein MREDYLKSDDEQFTSGEKEIERALRPLSFDDFAGQDKILENLKIFVGAAKQRGEPLDHVLLHGPPGLGKTTLSNIISNELNSNIKITSGPVLEKPGDLAGLLTNLQTNDVLFIDEIHRLNSVVEEYLYSAMEDYKIDIMLDSGANARSIQIGLNPFTLIGATTRAGLLTSPLRARFGINARLEYYDAKLLTRIVQRSSDLLNTPILETAAFEIARRSRGTPRIANNLLRRTRDFAQIKGDGTITLEIARIALQALNVDHNGLDDMDNRILTTIIDKFKGGPVGLSTIATAVSEEAETIEEVYEPFLIQEGYLKRTSRGREVTPLAYKHLQRTPPAQSGTLFE; this is encoded by the coding sequence ATGCGTGAAGACTATTTAAAATCAGACGACGAACAATTCACTTCCGGTGAGAAGGAGATAGAAAGAGCATTACGCCCGCTATCTTTTGATGATTTTGCCGGTCAGGATAAAATACTCGAAAACCTGAAAATTTTTGTGGGAGCTGCCAAACAGCGCGGCGAACCGTTGGATCACGTATTGTTGCACGGCCCTCCGGGCCTGGGTAAAACAACGCTTTCCAACATTATTTCGAATGAATTAAATTCAAATATTAAGATCACATCCGGTCCTGTATTGGAAAAGCCCGGCGATCTGGCGGGTTTGCTCACCAACCTGCAGACGAATGATGTATTATTTATTGATGAAATTCACCGCTTAAATTCCGTAGTTGAAGAGTATCTGTACTCTGCTATGGAAGATTATAAAATTGATATCATGCTGGATTCGGGTGCCAATGCCCGGAGTATACAGATCGGTTTAAATCCGTTTACACTGATTGGTGCCACTACACGTGCCGGTTTGCTTACCTCTCCGTTGCGTGCACGTTTTGGTATCAATGCCCGTTTGGAATATTACGATGCGAAATTGCTTACCCGCATTGTGCAGCGTTCTTCCGACCTGTTGAATACACCGATCCTGGAAACAGCAGCCTTTGAAATTGCACGCCGCAGCAGAGGTACACCGCGTATCGCCAATAATTTATTAAGACGTACACGGGATTTTGCTCAGATAAAAGGCGATGGTACCATTACGCTGGAGATTGCGCGTATAGCACTTCAGGCCTTAAATGTGGATCACAACGGATTGGATGATATGGATAACAGAATCCTTACAACCATTATCGATAAATTTAAAGGCGGCCCGGTAGGCTTGTCAACTATTGCTACAGCTGTAAGCGAAGAAGCAGAAACCATTGAAGAAGTGTATGAACCATTCTTAATTCAGGAAGGGTATTTAAAACGTACATCCCGCGGACGGGAAGTAACTCCGCTGGCCTACAAACATCTGCAGCGCACGCCACCGGCTCAATCAGGTACTTTATTTGAATAA
- the aroC gene encoding chorismate synthase — MSNTYGTIFRITTFGESHGNAVGVIVDGCPPNIEIDEAFIQSEMARRKPGQSKIVTQRQEDDEIEILSGVFEGKSTGTPIAMMVRNADQRSKDYSHIADRFRPSHADYTYQEKYGFRDYRGGGRSSARETLARVAAGALAKMILAKVNIKIQAYVSQVGPLKLTTDYKALNIPNAETNIIRCPDDAVAAKMIEFIDETRKNKDTIGGVVSCVIEGVPVGLGEPVFDKLHAELGKAMLSINAVKGFEYGSGFEGVEQFGSQHNDKFYADEQGNVRTQTNNSGGIQGGISNGEDIYFRVAFKPVATIMIDQESINDKGETVTVSGKGRHDPCVVPRAVPIVEAMAAIVMVDFYLRNKAIRLD; from the coding sequence ATGAGCAATACATACGGCACAATATTTCGCATTACAACCTTTGGAGAATCACATGGTAATGCTGTTGGAGTTATAGTGGATGGTTGTCCGCCTAATATCGAAATCGACGAAGCGTTTATTCAATCTGAAATGGCCCGCAGAAAACCCGGTCAGTCCAAGATCGTTACACAGCGTCAGGAAGACGATGAGATAGAAATTTTATCCGGTGTATTTGAAGGAAAATCTACCGGTACGCCTATTGCTATGATGGTGCGTAACGCCGATCAGCGCAGTAAAGATTATTCACACATTGCAGATCGTTTCCGCCCGTCTCATGCAGATTACACCTATCAGGAAAAATATGGCTTCCGTGATTACCGCGGCGGCGGCAGAAGTTCTGCCCGGGAAACGCTGGCACGCGTAGCTGCTGGCGCACTGGCTAAAATGATTCTGGCTAAAGTAAATATTAAGATTCAGGCATATGTTTCACAGGTTGGTCCGTTGAAACTTACGACCGATTATAAAGCACTGAATATTCCGAACGCGGAAACCAATATCATCCGTTGTCCGGATGATGCTGTAGCAGCAAAAATGATTGAATTTATTGATGAAACACGTAAAAATAAAGATACCATTGGTGGTGTTGTAAGCTGCGTAATTGAAGGTGTTCCGGTTGGTTTAGGCGAACCGGTATTTGATAAACTGCATGCAGAACTTGGCAAAGCCATGTTAAGCATCAATGCCGTAAAAGGGTTTGAATACGGAAGCGGGTTTGAAGGTGTAGAACAGTTCGGGTCACAGCACAACGATAAATTTTATGCGGATGAACAGGGCAATGTACGTACACAAACCAACAATTCAGGCGGTATTCAGGGCGGTATCAGCAACGGAGAAGATATTTATTTCCGCGTGGCATTTAAACCTGTAGCTACAATTATGATTGACCAGGAAAGCATCAACGACAAAGGTGAAACGGTTACTGTAAGCGGTAAAGGCCGCCATGACCCATGCGTGGTTCCCAGAGCCGTACCGATTGTTGAAGCAATGGCGGCAATTGTTATGGTGGATTTCTACTTAAGAAATAAAGCAATACGTCTTGACTGA
- a CDS encoding ZIP family metal transporter — MLLSALILFLVAFVPALFVYFTSARGTENFKFILSFSGAYLFSITVIHILPEAVTESGNFKLAGIFVLLGYFLQMLIEYFSTGVEHGHIHLHDDHKGTQKYFIMLAMCVHGLLEGSLLMHPSHMHAEGEHNTLLIGLVLHKLPEAFALATVLIGLLKTRTSIFGWQLVFALASPLGLFVSDYLSDQGILDAEGMGLLFALLAGNFLYISTTIFFESNPQHKFKANRLVMSLLGAVTAVLVEYVLG; from the coding sequence ATGTTACTGAGTGCTTTAATTTTATTTTTAGTTGCGTTTGTTCCCGCATTGTTTGTTTACTTTACTTCTGCCAGAGGAACAGAAAATTTTAAATTTATTTTATCGTTTAGCGGTGCGTATTTATTTTCTATAACAGTTATTCATATTTTACCGGAAGCGGTTACCGAATCAGGGAACTTCAAGCTTGCGGGAATTTTTGTACTGCTTGGTTATTTCCTTCAGATGCTGATTGAATATTTCTCCACGGGTGTAGAACACGGGCATATTCATTTACATGATGATCATAAAGGCACACAAAAATATTTTATTATGCTGGCGATGTGTGTGCATGGTTTGTTAGAGGGAAGCTTATTAATGCACCCATCACACATGCATGCAGAAGGCGAGCACAATACGTTGCTGATCGGGTTGGTCTTACACAAACTTCCGGAAGCATTTGCATTAGCAACCGTTCTGATTGGCTTGTTGAAAACCCGTACCTCTATCTTTGGCTGGCAGCTGGTATTTGCACTGGCCTCGCCGCTTGGTTTATTTGTAAGTGATTATTTATCTGATCAAGGCATTCTGGATGCAGAAGGAATGGGATTATTGTTTGCGTTGTTAGCCGGTAATTTCTTATATATATCCACGACCATATTTTTTGAATCAAACCCGCAACACAAGTTTAAAGCAAACCGTTTGGTTATGTCGCTGCTGGGCGCAGTAACGGCGGTACTTGTGGAATATGTGCTGGGATAA